The following proteins come from a genomic window of Candidatus Thermoplasmatota archaeon:
- a CDS encoding DUF131 domain-containing protein, with amino-acid sequence MENKIPAILFIFGIICIIAGFAAGEGKAGIFIIFPFIYGNGPLMLMGMLLIFISFVIFIFSTFSKAQSMEDMPLKTEKHAGGLILIGPIPIVISSDKKLALVLMAIGIFIAFIFLFLWVYAGLH; translated from the coding sequence ATGGAAAATAAGATACCGGCCATTCTATTCATTTTTGGCATTATCTGCATCATTGCGGGCTTTGCTGCAGGAGAAGGAAAGGCGGGCATTTTCATTATTTTTCCCTTTATTTATGGTAACGGCCCGCTAATGCTCATGGGCATGCTTTTAATTTTTATTTCTTTTGTCATATTCATTTTTTCCACTTTTTCAAAAGCCCAATCTATGGAAGACATGCCATTGAAAACAGAGAAACATGCAGGTGGCTTAATTTTAATAGGTCCAATCCCTATAGTTATTTCATCAGATAAAAAATTGGCTCTTGTTTTAATGGCTATAGGAATTTTTATAGCATTCATTTTCCTATTTTTGTGGGTTTATGCCGGGTTGCATTGA